The following is a genomic window from Myxococcales bacterium.
CCTGGCGAAAGAGTTTTAAAACTCCACAGGGGCGCTATGTCGAGACTTAGCTCCGCTGCTGGCGATCTCCTATACGTCTGCGATTCGCGTGGCTGGTTGGGCGGGCTCAGATCGGTTCATGCAAATGCTATGGAACCGCACGATGGCGACCCAAATGAAATAATGATCAGTCAGGATCTGATAGACGAGGGAGGCCTCAGACCTCAGAGAAGGCATAAAGTCGAACTGATAATGTAGGGGGTAAATTGAAGCCTACCCACCTCGCCCTGTTTTTATTGACAGCAATATTATTCGCATCCGCCTCGTCCGAGGCCTACAAGAGCCCTTTGAACATCAGGGAGTGTAAAATATCCGATATCGAATTCGATGACGGAGATTCGTTTTCCTGCGCCGGAGAACAGTTCAGAATTCTGGGAGTCGACACCCCCGAGACCAAACATGAAGATCATGGAATAAAAAAAGATCAGCCGTATGGAAAGAGGGCGGCGAATTTTACAAAGCGGGCGTTAAAAAAAGCCAAACGTATTATTTTGATTGGAGAGATGAAGGACAAATACGGCAGAAGGCTCGCACACGCGATACTCGACGGAGAACTCCTTTCGGTAAAGCTGATAAAAGCGGGGCTTGGCATGGAGACGATAAACCAGCATGGCGATACTCACATGCCGGAATTTGCGGTACAGATACTCGAGGCCGCTGCAGCCTCCCCTGAGCCAAAATTCGAAAACCCGTCAAAATGGCGAAAGAAAAATCAGACGAAGCAAGAAAAATCTCGATAAGAATAGAAAATAGTCTTTTAAAAGCCTATTTCGTCAAGAGCTTCAAGGCCTCCCTGTATTTTTCAGCCGTCTTTGCAACTACATCCGCCGGAAGTTCAGGCGCAGGCGGTTTTTTATCCCATCCGGAATTTGTCAGCCAATCCCTGACGAACTGTTTATCGAAGGAAGGCTGGGATATACCTGCTCTATAAGATGCCGCGGGCCAGAACCTGGATGAATCAGGGGTCAGCATTTCATCTATTATGATGAGTTCGTCATCCAGAATTCCAAATTCGAACTTGGTATCCGCTATGATGATTCCCCGCTTCATCGCATACTTCACGGAATCATCATAAACTCTTATCGATATATCCCTCACCTTTTCCGCAATATTTTTTCCAACCAAGTCTGCCATCTTCTCGAATGAAATATTTTCATCATGAAGCCCCACGTCAGCCTTTGTCGACGGGGTGAATATCGTTTCAGGGAGCTTTGAGGAGTCTATCAAACCGGCCGGAAGTTTTATGCCACAAACGGTCTGGCTATTTTGATATTCTTTAAGACCGCTGCCAGAGAGATATCCGCGAACGATCGCCTCCACTGGAAGCGGCACGGCCTTTTTAACCACCATCGAACGGGATTCGATCGATTTGCAAAGTTCGGAATCTGCAACATAATTGCCGAGAGGGTTCTTACTGATATGATTTGGAATAATGTTTTCGGTGCGCTTGAACCAGAACTTCGCCATCTGGGTCAGCACTTCTCCCTTGCCGGGAATAGGAGTCGGTATAACCACATCGAAGGCGGATATTCTGTCAGTGGTGACAATCAGAAGTTCATCGCCGAGATCGTAAATATCCCTCACCTTACCGCGGGCCTTCAGCTTCAATCCCGGAATATTCGTTT
Proteins encoded in this region:
- a CDS encoding thermonuclease family protein; its protein translation is MKPTHLALFLLTAILFASASSEAYKSPLNIRECKISDIEFDDGDSFSCAGEQFRILGVDTPETKHEDHGIKKDQPYGKRAANFTKRALKKAKRIILIGEMKDKYGRRLAHAILDGELLSVKLIKAGLGMETINQHGDTHMPEFAVQILEAAAASPEPKFENPSKWRKKNQTKQEKSR
- a CDS encoding phosphoribosylaminoimidazolesuccinocarboxamide synthase; translated protein: MTRQLSETNIPGLKLKARGKVRDIYDLGDELLIVTTDRISAFDVVIPTPIPGKGEVLTQMAKFWFKRTENIIPNHISKNPLGNYVADSELCKSIESRSMVVKKAVPLPVEAIVRGYLSGSGLKEYQNSQTVCGIKLPAGLIDSSKLPETIFTPSTKADVGLHDENISFEKMADLVGKNIAEKVRDISIRVYDDSVKYAMKRGIIIADTKFEFGILDDELIIIDEMLTPDSSRFWPAASYRAGISQPSFDKQFVRDWLTNSGWDKKPPAPELPADVVAKTAEKYREALKLLTK